The genomic segment TGTGTTACTTTGTTTAATAAATTGAATTTTAATAATAATTTAAACGTATAGCTTGTCATTCTGACGAAGGAAGAATCTTCGCAAGTAACTCTACAAAGTAAAGCCAATCTTTGTAGATTCTGCAACGAAGATTCTTCCTTCGTCAGAATGACAAACTTTGAGGAATATATAAAAAATAAACATGAAATATTTCACTTTAATCATTGCTTTCCTTCTCTTTTCCTGCGGAAAAAAAGAAGAAGTTTTACTTCCAAAATCAAACGTTACAATTGTAAAAGACGTTAAAGATCATTCTCCAGTTTATATCTTTTTTAAAGTTAAAGGTAAAGACACCATTGCCGATTTAAACCGAAAAAATGCTATCATTTCGACGAATTGGATTCTGAATATAGACAAGCGTCTTCCGTTGAAGTTAGCGATTCCGGAGGTAATGAAAATGCAGGATAAAAAGCGAAATGAAAAAATGCATCAAAATGAAGAATCTGAAAATTACTATTCTTATGCAGATTCAATCGGAAAGAATTTAGCTTTTCTGCCTTTTACAAAAGTGTATTATAAAATGGAGAAACCCAAAGTAGGAAGCTTTGTAGTTTATTTTAGAAAAGGGAAAAAACAGGCTTTTATTGGGAATACCGAAATAAAAATAGCGGATATATTAAAGCTTTTTTACAGCATAAAATTTGAAAGAGTACCAGATTTGGTGTTTCTATTTGATAAGGATATGACTTATGGAGAATATCTCCAATACAAGATCTTATTGCAAAAAGATGTGACTTATAACCTCGATAAACTTCCTGTAGAATACATTTTTTAAAATTTGAACCTTTTAAAAAAACTTTGAACCTTTGTTCCTCTGAGCCTTTGTCTCTTAAAAAAATCTACTGATGATGATAAGGCTCATTACGTAAAATTGTAAATCCGCGATATAATTGTTCGATAAAAAACAAACGAACCATTTGATGCGAAAATGTCATCAGCGAAAGCGAAACTTTTCCCTGCGCTTTTTTATAAACCGTTTCAGAAAAACCGTAAGGACCGCCAATTACATATACTAGAGTTTTAACACCAGAATTCATTTTCTTTTGTAATTCTTCAGAGAAACCAACGCTGGAGAACGTTTTTCCGTTTTCATCCAATAAAATCAATTGATCGGTTGCTGAAAGTTTCGATAAAATTAGTTCGCCTTCTTTTTCTTTTTGCTGGCTTTCAGATAAGTTTTTTACGTTTTTGATATCAGGAATTATTTCCAAATCAAATTTGATGTAAAAAGACAAACGTTTGGTGTAATCGTCAATCAAAGTTTGAAGCGATTTATTATCCGTTTTGCCTATTGCGATAATTTTGATGTTCATTATTTTTTCTTTTAGCCACAGATTTCACAGATTAAAAAGGATTTTTTATTAAATCTAATCTGTGTTAATCCGTGTAATCTGTGGCAAATAAAATCTATTTTTTATTTTCGAAAACAGTTTCGAAATGTTCTACAATTGGAAACGGTTCGTAATAATGATGTAAAATCTTTTTCCATTCCAGATACGCTTCAGATGTTCTAAAGCCTACTGTATGATCTTCCAGCGTATTCCAGTCAACTAACAAAAGATATTTGTTTTCGATTTCCAGACATTTTTCTAAACGATGTCCTAAATAACCATCAATTGATGAAATGTACTGACTCGCTTTTGCAAAATCAGCTTCAAATTGATGAGCTAATTCTGGTTTAACGTAAAGAAATGCGGCTTCAAGAATCATATAAACGAATTTTATCTGCTTAATCTGCCAAATCTGCGAGAGTAAATTTTTCCCGCAGATTTAGCAGATTTGGCTGATTTTATTTTTTACTAGTTTTTAGAAAACTTCGCTTCAAAAGTTTTAAAACGATTATCTAAATCTTTCATTAGTTGTTTTTTAACTGATGCATCTTGGATGAAACTGTAATTGATGCTGTTGTAAACGTATTTTTTGATTGTTTCGTAATTCACATCAGGATATCTTTTTGCCAATAAAACATATTGTTCGGTCATGTTGCTTCTTAAAATTCCCGCATCATCGGTACTGATTACAATTGGGACATTAAAATCTTTATAAAGCGTAAACGGATGTCTATTTTCTTTTACTTTCAAAATGAATTCATTACTCGCCAAATTGATTTCAATCGGAATATTTTTTTGAGCCATATATTTCAACAAATCATACGAATTGGCTTCGTAAGCCATATCAACTCCGTGACCAATTCTGTTTGCGCCGGCTACGTAAATTGCATCGTTAATATGCCATGTTAAATCTTCCGGCTGAACTAAACCTAAAGTTAGTTCACCTGCATGAAGCGTATATTTTACGTCAGGGAATTTCGAATGGCAGTATTTAAACATCACCATATGAAGCCAATAGTCTTTCATAGAAGTCTTTCCATGTTCTGGAGAAACGATATTTACGCCTGCAGTTAATTTGCTTTCGCTTGACGAAATAAAAGCAATAACAAGATTTTTAAACAAGTCGACAGGTTCCATAAAACGAAGCACAAAATTTTGATAACGCATAGTAAAGCGTTCATCGTCCATTTTTAAATCTTTGTGAAGTTTCGCCAAAAAGTTGTTATTAAAATCATCGGCATATTTTTTAGCGTCTTTTTTCTGAATGGCTTTATACAAATCATCCAAAAGTTTCAAAACAGCTTTTTCGTCTTTTTGACTGGCTGCCTGACGAAGATTTGTATTGAAATCGGCCAAATCAGAAACATTCATATTACACGGAATAGTTGATAATTGTGTTTCGATATAACTTACATTTTCGGAAATGGCACGCTTTTTTAACTCCAGCATTCCTTCGGCAAAATGACCTGAAATTGTCGGTTCAAATTTCATAAACGAATCAAAAAACAAATCATCAGAAGGAACAGAACCATTATAATCTTTAGCCGACCAAGTCTGCATGATTTGCTGTTGGTAATAATCCAGTTTTTCGAGTTTTTTTATACTATCGAAATTTATCCAGTTTCCTTTTTCAGGTTTTGTTTTTGAAACCGCCATAGTTTCTAAATTCAAATAAAAGTTTTCTGCAACGGCTCTTTCTAAAAGCGGTTCTGCATAAACTGATCCTGAAAAATGGTGGTGTAAATCGCCTCCTTTAGGCATTTGTTGAAAAAAAGCTGTTAAGAGAGCTTCGTTATTTCTGATTTTTTCTAAATAACTCTCAGCTGATTGAGAAAAGCCGATTTGTGCTATAAAAATACAGAAAAGCGTAATTATCCTTGTCATACTCTAAGTTTAAATTACGCGCAAATATACGAGTTTTCGGAGAAATTTGAAAATTAGTTTTTTGAAGAGACAAAGTGACATAGGTGCAAAGAAACAGAGTAACAAAGTTTTTAAAGAAATGATTAAATAAAAAAAGACGCACTGCCGTGCGTCTCAACGTTAAAACCTTTGTAGCTTTGTCTCTTTGTCACTTTGTCTCTTTTAAGAAAAAAGCACATCACGTATTTCCTCAACCTTATCAAAAACACTTTTTGCAAAAGGACAAAGCGGAATAATTTTCAGGTTGTTATTTCGGGCATATTCTACAGCTGCCATAACTAGTTTTTTACCAACACCTTTTCCGTTAAATTCCGGGCTTACTTCGGTATGATCGATAATAAATTTGTTGTCTCCAGCCCAGGTATAAGTCATTTTTCCGGCTTCTTTTCCGTCTTCAAGAGCTTCAAAATAGCCTCTTTTTATATCGTTTATTTGTTGAATTTCCATTTTAAAATTATATTAGTGTGGTTTTAATTTCTATCGAATGTGTCAATGTTTTATGAATTGGACAACTGTTTGCGATAGTTTCTAATCTTTGTCTTTGTTCGTCATTAACTTCACCTATGACTTCGATTTTTCTTGTAAATACAGATACACTTCGTTCAGAATCTCTTTCAAAATCAATTTTAACGTTGATTTCGTCCACATCCCATTGTTTACGATTGATGTACATTCGTAAAGTAATTACAGTGCAGGAAGCCAATGAAGCGGCTAAAAGCTCTGTAGGATTTAATCCTAAATTCTTTCCGCCCAATTCCTGAGGTTCATCAGAAATTAAAATATTGTCGCTTGCTGATTTTATTTCTGTGCGATATAAACGCGTATCTATTTTTGCTGATACTGTATCCATAATTATTTAATTCTAGGTTCTGGTAATGGCACAAATTCAGTTTCTCCGGGAACTTTTGGGAAAGTTTGGTTTGTCCAGTCTGTTTTAGCTTTTTCGATGAGGTTTTTATCCGAAGAAACAAAATTCCAAAATATAAAATGTTCTTCAGGAAACGGCTGTCCGCCAAAAATATAAACGGTTGAGTTTTCGGCAATTTCAAATTCACAAAGAGAAGCTTCAGTTGTAATTAAAATTTGTCTCGGATCGTATGTATGTTCCCCATTTTTGATACTTCCTTCTAAAATATATAAACCGCTTTCGCCGAATAAATCCTTACCAATATTGATTTTCTTAGCTTCTTTGCTTTTAATTTCAATAAAATATAACGGACTGTAAACAGGAACAGGAGATTTTTTGCCAAAAGCTTCACCAGCAATTAATTTATATGAAACGCCATCTTCTTCCCAAGCCGGAATATCATCTGCTTCAACATGCGTAAAATTCGGATCCATTTGTTCCAATTCCTTCGGAAGCGCCACCCAAATCTGCAATCCGTGAAGCATTTTATCCGAATGTCTTAAATATTCAGGAGTTCTTTCAGAATGCACGATTCCTTTTCCGGCTGTCATCCAGTTCACAGCGCCGGGTTTTATTTCCAGTTCGGTTCCTAAACTGTCGCGGTGCATGATACTTCCTTCAAACAAAAATGTTAGAGTAGAAAGTCCGATATGCGGATGCGGCGGAACATCCATATTTTCGTGGTCACTTAAATGCGCAGGTCCCATATGATCGATAAAAACAAATGGTCCAACGGCTCTTTTTTCACGGAAAGGCAATAAACGGCCTACCATAAAGTTGCCAATATTGGCAGCGCGTTCTTCGATAATTAAACTGATATTTGACATGTGGTATTTTGATTTGATTTGAAAACAAAATTATAGTTGTGATAGAAATCTTTAACTTAATTTAGATTAAGAAAGTTCGTTTTGTGTTTTTTGATTTTATAAAAATAAGAAAAATCGTTTATTAAGTTTTTAGAAGATAATTAAATTTAGGTTTTAAAAGTCCCGGAGGGATGAAATATTTGTAGAAAATGATTGCCACAACCAGAAAGCCCCAGCGGGGCGAAATAAATATGTCGCTCCGCTAGAGCTTTTTTATGGGATAGGATAATGTTTTCTATAGATATTTTGCTCCGCTGGAGCATGAAAAACGGAAAATTATTAATTAATTCAATCAATCAATCAATCAATCAATCAATTCAAACTCTAAAACTTCACTTTCAGTTCCGTTTATTATAATCGACAACTGATGAATTCCGGTATGAAAAACACGAGTTGTAATTAGTTTAAAAGACTGATTTCTTTCAATCTTAGTTAATTGGTTTGGGTGATAAACCTTTTCACTGATTTTAAAGACTTTTTTAGCTAAATGTCCTTTTGCTTTTTTGTAGTGAACAGCGTATTCTAAACGAACTGTTTTGGCGTCTTTATTTTTATTATTTAAGTGAAATTGAAACTGTAGATAATCCCCAATTTTTACAGTTGGCGTTTTAATTTCGAAAGATGAAAGTTCAATATTACTGCTTTCTAAACCATAATGACTCAGAATTTCAGGATGACCTTGTTTTAATAAAGTTCTGCAGCCGTGTTTAATAATCCCGTCTGTTTCTTTGCTGTGTCCTTTCCATTTTGAAGCTATTTCGAGTACAATCTGCGGATTGTCTTTGGCAATATCGTTTAAATTATTGGCAACACTTCTTCGAACATATTCTGAAGGATCGTTTTTTAGATTTTCTAAAATCGGCAGAATAGAAGAGGGATCTTTCTTTAAAAACGGAATTGCCATTGCCCACGGTAATCTCGGGCGCGAACCTTCACTGGCTAAACGACGTACATGATGATTTTTGTGCAATGACCATTTAACCATTTCATCGATCATTTGTTCTTTATATTTTAAAATGAAAGGACGAACGGCAAATTCACAGCTTATAAATTGTGTGATAGAAACAAAGGCTTTTGCAGAAATTTCAAAATCTTCTAAACCGTACATTTCGATATAATCAGCAAAGAAAATGAAAGCCAGATTGCTCTCTGCAAAGTTGTTTTTCCTTAAGTTTTCTATGATTTTATCAATTAAAGAAATGGCTTCGGGAAAATTTTGAGGCATAAACTGGTGAAAAACAACAGTAGTATGTTTCATTCTTTCTTTCCATTCTTTTTGCGCAAAATCTCCCTCAAAAATTGTTTTAATAAATTTTTGTTTGTCGAATGCTGGATAGACTTCGGCGACAGCCTTGCTAAAATTTTCGTAAAAAGAAACCGAATAAATATCTTTAATTAATCCCATGATTTTTGTTTGAATAAACTTCAAAGATATTTAATTGATCTCTTATTAAGTGGTTAAGTTTTGTTAAGAATTGTAACTTTATTTTCCGGAATATCTTAATGGTTAAAAAAGAGATGTTTAATGTTTTAAGCAATTTTTCGTAGAAAGTAAACTTTCAAATCCATAAAATAAGTTTTAATTTAGCATTATTAAAAACTAAAAAATGATAAGCGAAGCACAGTTTCAGGCAGAATTACAACTTTTAATAAAAAATGCCATCAGAGAAGATGTTGGTCCGGGCGATTACAGTTCACTGGCTTGTATTCCAGACACGGCTCATGGTCAGGCAAAATTATTGGTAAAAGATCAGGGAATCATTGCCGGTGTTGAACTTGCTAAAATGATATTTGATTATGTAGATCCGAAACTTAAAGTGAAAACGTATATCGAAGACGGAATGCATGTAGAATATGGCGAAGTTGTTTTTGAAGTTTCCGGAAGTTCACAGTCTATTTTAAAAGCAGAGAGAGTGGTTTTAAATACCATGCAGCGTATGTCTGCAATTGCCACAAAAACCAGTTATTTAATGAAGCTTTTAGAAGGTACAAACGCTAAAATATTAGACACACGCAAAACAACGCCAAATTTTAGAGTGGCAGAAAAATGGGCTGTAAAAATTGGAGGAGGAGAAAACCACCGTTTTGCACTTTACGATATGATCATGCTGAAAGATAATCATATTGATTTTGCTGGCGGTATTACCCGTGCTATTTCTAAAACAAAAGAGTATTTAAAAGAAAACAATCTTGATCTTAAAATCATTGTTGAGGCCCGTAATTTAGATGAAATCAGAGAAATTTTATTGAGCGACGGCGTTCATAGAATTTTGATTGATAATTTTAATTATGAAGACACAAAAACGGCAGTAAATTTGATTGGTTCAAAATGTCAGACAGAATCTTCTGGAAATATCAGCGAAAAAACAGTTCGCGAATATGCTTTGTGTGGAGTTAATTATATTTCATCAGGCGCTTTAACACATTCTGTATATAATATGGATTTGAGCCTGAAAGCTTTTTAATGAAGTTATGAATTTTGAGTTATAAGTTATGAGTTTGATTTGCAAATCTAAAATCTAAATTCAACAATCTAAAATCAAAAATATATGTCGAAAGAGATAGAAGATCGGATTGAAAAACTGCCTGTAATACGCAATTTGGCGCGACTTTTAAAGAAAATAAAACTCCCTTGGTTAGAGGGATTTTCTTTGTATGATTTGCTCGAAATGTACACTTTAGGAATTCTCGAAGGTGCATTTTCATATCATGCCAGTGCGGTTTCTTTTAGCTTTTTTATGGCTTTGTTTCCTTTTACATTATTTATTTTAAACTTAATACCGTTTATTCCAATAGAAGGTTTTCAGGATGATTTTCTGCAGTTTGTACAACAAGGAGTTCCGCCAAATACCTATGATGCTATTAGTAAAATTATCAGCGATATCTTAAATAATAGTCACTCAGGGTTATTATCATCGGGATTTTTACTTTCGATTTTTTTGATGGCCAATGGTATCAACGGAATTTTAAGCGGTTTCGAATCATCAAAACATGTATTTGACAAGCGTGGTTTTTTTAGGCAATATTTGGTTGCATTGGCGATTTCACTTTTGATGACCGTAATATTGTTTGTAACCGTGGCGACAATTGTGGTTTTTGAGGTATTTATTCAAAAAACAATCATTCAGGATGTATTAAGTGATCGTATTCCGCTGATTATTTTGGGTAGATATTTATTCGTTATGCTGATGATTTTGATAACATCTTCAATATTATTACGTTATGGTACAAAACAGTATAATAAAGTACCTTTTATAAGCATCGGATCTGTTTTTACAACGGTCTTAATTGTTATATCTTCGTTCTTTTTTGGAATTTGGGTTATAAAATTTTCAAAATATAACGAACTTTATGGTTCAATTGGGACATTATTAATTCTAATGTTCTATATTTGGATAAACTGTATGATTCTGCTTTTAGGGTTCGAATTGAACGCTTCTATCAGAAAATTAAAACAAAAAAAAGAAAAATAATATGAAAAATTTGATGCTAACTATCGGAGTGTTCTTCTTTGCCCTGACCATGCAAAGTCAAAATGTAATTGGAAAATGGAAGACCATTGATGATGAAACAGGAGAGGCTAAATCGGTAGTTGAGATTTATGAGAAATCAGGAAAAATATACGGAAAAATAGTAGAAATACTTCGTGAAGGCCATAAAAAAGACATTTGTGTAAAGTGTGAAGGTGCCGAAAAAAACAAACCAATTTTAGGAATGACTATTATTAACGGTCTTAAAAAAGACGGTTCTGAATATAATGGAGGAACAATTTTAGATCCTACAAGCGGAAAAAAATATAAATGCTATATCTCTTTAGAGTCTGCTGATAAATTGAAACTTCGCGGTTATGTTGGAATTTCTCTAATGGGAAGAACACAATACTGGACAAGAGTAAAATAATAAATTC from the Flavobacterium sp. genome contains:
- the rlmH gene encoding 23S rRNA (pseudouridine(1915)-N(3))-methyltransferase RlmH yields the protein MNIKIIAIGKTDNKSLQTLIDDYTKRLSFYIKFDLEIIPDIKNVKNLSESQQKEKEGELILSKLSATDQLILLDENGKTFSSVGFSEELQKKMNSGVKTLVYVIGGPYGFSETVYKKAQGKVSLSLMTFSHQMVRLFFIEQLYRGFTILRNEPYHHQ
- a CDS encoding antibiotic biosynthesis monooxygenase produces the protein MILEAAFLYVKPELAHQFEADFAKASQYISSIDGYLGHRLEKCLEIENKYLLLVDWNTLEDHTVGFRTSEAYLEWKKILHHYYEPFPIVEHFETVFENKK
- a CDS encoding adenosine deaminase, which codes for MTRIITLFCIFIAQIGFSQSAESYLEKIRNNEALLTAFFQQMPKGGDLHHHFSGSVYAEPLLERAVAENFYLNLETMAVSKTKPEKGNWINFDSIKKLEKLDYYQQQIMQTWSAKDYNGSVPSDDLFFDSFMKFEPTISGHFAEGMLELKKRAISENVSYIETQLSTIPCNMNVSDLADFNTNLRQAASQKDEKAVLKLLDDLYKAIQKKDAKKYADDFNNNFLAKLHKDLKMDDERFTMRYQNFVLRFMEPVDLFKNLVIAFISSSESKLTAGVNIVSPEHGKTSMKDYWLHMVMFKYCHSKFPDVKYTLHAGELTLGLVQPEDLTWHINDAIYVAGANRIGHGVDMAYEANSYDLLKYMAQKNIPIEINLASNEFILKVKENRHPFTLYKDFNVPIVISTDDAGILRSNMTEQYVLLAKRYPDVNYETIKKYVYNSINYSFIQDASVKKQLMKDLDNRFKTFEAKFSKN
- a CDS encoding GNAT family N-acetyltransferase → MEIQQINDIKRGYFEALEDGKEAGKMTYTWAGDNKFIIDHTEVSPEFNGKGVGKKLVMAAVEYARNNNLKIIPLCPFAKSVFDKVEEIRDVLFS
- a CDS encoding OsmC family protein — translated: MDTVSAKIDTRLYRTEIKSASDNILISDEPQELGGKNLGLNPTELLAASLASCTVITLRMYINRKQWDVDEINVKIDFERDSERSVSVFTRKIEVIGEVNDEQRQRLETIANSCPIHKTLTHSIEIKTTLI
- a CDS encoding pirin family protein; translation: MSNISLIIEERAANIGNFMVGRLLPFREKRAVGPFVFIDHMGPAHLSDHENMDVPPHPHIGLSTLTFLFEGSIMHRDSLGTELEIKPGAVNWMTAGKGIVHSERTPEYLRHSDKMLHGLQIWVALPKELEQMDPNFTHVEADDIPAWEEDGVSYKLIAGEAFGKKSPVPVYSPLYFIEIKSKEAKKINIGKDLFGESGLYILEGSIKNGEHTYDPRQILITTEASLCEFEIAENSTVYIFGGQPFPEEHFIFWNFVSSDKNLIEKAKTDWTNQTFPKVPGETEFVPLPEPRIK
- a CDS encoding DNA alkylation repair protein, translated to MGLIKDIYSVSFYENFSKAVAEVYPAFDKQKFIKTIFEGDFAQKEWKERMKHTTVVFHQFMPQNFPEAISLIDKIIENLRKNNFAESNLAFIFFADYIEMYGLEDFEISAKAFVSITQFISCEFAVRPFILKYKEQMIDEMVKWSLHKNHHVRRLASEGSRPRLPWAMAIPFLKKDPSSILPILENLKNDPSEYVRRSVANNLNDIAKDNPQIVLEIASKWKGHSKETDGIIKHGCRTLLKQGHPEILSHYGLESSNIELSSFEIKTPTVKIGDYLQFQFHLNNKNKDAKTVRLEYAVHYKKAKGHLAKKVFKISEKVYHPNQLTKIERNQSFKLITTRVFHTGIHQLSIIINGTESEVLEFELID
- the nadC gene encoding carboxylating nicotinate-nucleotide diphosphorylase — translated: MISEAQFQAELQLLIKNAIREDVGPGDYSSLACIPDTAHGQAKLLVKDQGIIAGVELAKMIFDYVDPKLKVKTYIEDGMHVEYGEVVFEVSGSSQSILKAERVVLNTMQRMSAIATKTSYLMKLLEGTNAKILDTRKTTPNFRVAEKWAVKIGGGENHRFALYDMIMLKDNHIDFAGGITRAISKTKEYLKENNLDLKIIVEARNLDEIREILLSDGVHRILIDNFNYEDTKTAVNLIGSKCQTESSGNISEKTVREYALCGVNYISSGALTHSVYNMDLSLKAF
- a CDS encoding YihY/virulence factor BrkB family protein, with the translated sequence MSKEIEDRIEKLPVIRNLARLLKKIKLPWLEGFSLYDLLEMYTLGILEGAFSYHASAVSFSFFMALFPFTLFILNLIPFIPIEGFQDDFLQFVQQGVPPNTYDAISKIISDILNNSHSGLLSSGFLLSIFLMANGINGILSGFESSKHVFDKRGFFRQYLVALAISLLMTVILFVTVATIVVFEVFIQKTIIQDVLSDRIPLIILGRYLFVMLMILITSSILLRYGTKQYNKVPFISIGSVFTTVLIVISSFFFGIWVIKFSKYNELYGSIGTLLILMFYIWINCMILLLGFELNASIRKLKQKKEK
- a CDS encoding DUF2147 domain-containing protein, whose translation is MKNLMLTIGVFFFALTMQSQNVIGKWKTIDDETGEAKSVVEIYEKSGKIYGKIVEILREGHKKDICVKCEGAEKNKPILGMTIINGLKKDGSEYNGGTILDPTSGKKYKCYISLESADKLKLRGYVGISLMGRTQYWTRVK